A stretch of the Methanobacterium veterum genome encodes the following:
- a CDS encoding lysylphosphatidylglycerol synthase transmembrane domain-containing protein: MENNKVWLVILFAVVVYLIMGIYADFGSLLTAIEKFNWVFIPLMLILVLIAYLVRFLKWSLFLKSAAVHLKLKDNLFIFFSGMGMIITPAKVGEIWKGWLIRDINGEKLSKTVPVVITDRVTDVIGLVILSLLGILYYKDGIYILAALLLIFAVFFIAIRSEKISGIFISILEKRAGKYSKDIKTMHATFLQLMHPKNIVGLSFLSAFAWFFECLALYFVIIGFGQSLNLILSTFVFSFASLIGAISMIPGGLGIAEATISGMLQYFGLTSVDSIGVAIIIRFGTLWFGAILGFLIHFIFKKKIMGK, encoded by the coding sequence ATGGAAAATAACAAAGTTTGGCTGGTTATCCTATTTGCAGTTGTTGTTTACCTTATAATGGGTATATATGCAGATTTTGGAAGCCTGTTAACTGCAATTGAAAAATTTAACTGGGTTTTCATTCCATTAATGCTTATTCTAGTTTTGATAGCATATCTTGTCCGTTTTTTAAAGTGGAGTCTCTTTTTAAAAAGCGCAGCCGTCCACTTAAAACTTAAAGATAATTTATTTATATTCTTCAGTGGAATGGGAATGATCATAACTCCTGCCAAAGTAGGAGAAATATGGAAAGGCTGGTTAATACGAGACATAAACGGAGAAAAACTAAGTAAAACAGTTCCCGTTGTGATTACTGATAGAGTTACAGATGTAATTGGATTAGTTATACTTTCTCTACTTGGAATTCTGTATTATAAAGATGGAATCTATATTTTAGCAGCACTGCTTTTAATATTTGCAGTATTCTTCATAGCCATAAGATCTGAAAAAATTTCAGGCATATTCATTTCCATACTTGAGAAGCGAGCCGGAAAATATTCCAAAGATATCAAAACCATGCACGCCACATTCCTACAGTTAATGCATCCCAAAAATATAGTAGGACTATCATTTTTAAGTGCATTTGCATGGTTCTTTGAATGCCTTGCACTTTACTTCGTAATAATAGGATTTGGACAATCACTCAACTTAATCTTATCAACATTTGTATTCAGCTTCGCATCATTAATTGGCGCAATAAGCATGATTCCAGGAGGTCTTGGAATTGCAGAAGCCACAATTTCAGGAATGCTACAGTACTTTGGATTAACATCAGTAGATTCTATAGGTGTAGCCATAATAATAAGGTTCGGAACGCTCTGGTTCGGGGCAATTTTAGGGTTCTTGATACATTTCATCTTTAAAAAGAAGATCATGGGAAAATAA
- a CDS encoding PHP domain-containing protein, with the protein MKYDLHSHSKYSSDGILDPRKIIKVAVKKGLDGIAVTDHNTIKGGLEAKKYETDDFKVIIGSEVMTTKGEVIGLFLSEEIKSKDFYDVIEEIKAQNGIVVLPHPFDEWRYASFPAKEDVKYIDNIEIFNSRCVKKKYNDNASKFAKKYKLGVTGGSDAHFANEIGHAGIIVETDDIYEAILKNNLQVFGKTSTNLNHVFTKMLKIWKKHF; encoded by the coding sequence ATGAAATACGATCTTCACTCTCATTCAAAATATTCTTCAGATGGAATTCTTGATCCTCGAAAGATCATTAAAGTTGCCGTTAAAAAAGGCCTAGATGGTATTGCCGTTACGGATCACAATACCATAAAAGGAGGATTAGAAGCAAAAAAATATGAAACAGATGATTTTAAGGTTATAATCGGTTCAGAAGTTATGACAACTAAAGGAGAAGTGATTGGGTTATTTTTATCTGAAGAAATAAAATCTAAGGATTTTTATGATGTTATAGAAGAAATTAAAGCGCAAAACGGCATAGTGGTCCTTCCCCACCCCTTTGACGAATGGAGATATGCTTCATTCCCTGCCAAAGAGGACGTTAAATATATTGATAACATTGAAATATTTAATTCACGCTGCGTTAAAAAGAAATATAATGATAATGCCAGTAAATTTGCAAAAAAATATAAATTAGGAGTAACTGGAGGGAGTGATGCTCATTTTGCAAATGAAATCGGGCATGCAGGCATAATAGTAGAAACAGATGACATTTATGAAGCTATATTAAAAAATAATTTACAGGTGTTTGGTAAAACATCGACCAATTTGAATCATGTTTTTACTAAAATGTTAAAAATATGGAAAAAACATTTCTAA